The following coding sequences lie in one Moritella sp. F3 genomic window:
- a CDS encoding DUF3450 domain-containing protein, with translation MLKNKTYSLVLVAALSSATFSPLVSANSAQAIDSAQALTQKMNNTAASSQHKIDNSADRTLSMQAEIERLQEEVDNLAVYRDHLAKLVNNQNQELNSLEEQLQGIKSTRQGIVPLMYKMLAGLDDIINTGKPIKKEQRLARLEKLNTMMGQADVSDAEKYRRILEAYQIEIDYGTKLGVYQSEVMLASAASPITVDLLHLGRIAFVARSLDSQTYWQWHDQGKEWIVITEQTDAIDKAFKMANKQIAPSLISLPVTTAQRVGNAQ, from the coding sequence ATGCTTAAAAATAAAACTTACTCTCTCGTTCTGGTGGCTGCATTAAGTAGTGCTACCTTTAGTCCTTTAGTGTCGGCGAACAGCGCACAAGCAATTGATAGCGCACAAGCTCTGACTCAAAAAATGAATAATACGGCGGCCAGCAGTCAGCATAAAATTGATAACAGTGCAGATCGTACTTTAAGCATGCAAGCAGAAATTGAACGACTACAGGAAGAGGTTGATAACTTAGCTGTATATCGTGATCACCTAGCTAAATTAGTGAACAATCAAAACCAAGAATTAAACTCGTTAGAAGAACAATTACAAGGGATTAAATCCACTCGTCAAGGCATAGTGCCATTGATGTACAAAATGTTAGCGGGTTTAGATGACATCATCAATACCGGCAAGCCAATCAAGAAAGAGCAACGCCTAGCACGATTAGAAAAATTAAATACCATGATGGGTCAGGCTGATGTGAGCGATGCAGAAAAATATCGCCGCATATTAGAAGCGTACCAAATCGAAATTGATTACGGCACTAAGTTAGGTGTGTATCAAAGTGAAGTTATGCTTGCTTCAGCAGCGAGCCCTATTACTGTCGACCTATTACATCTAGGGCGTATTGCTTTTGTGGCGCGTAGTTTAGATAGCCAAACCTATTGGCAGTGGCACGACCAAGGCAAGGAGTGGATCGTCATTACAGAGCAGACTGACGCTATCGACAAAGCCTTTAAAATGGCCAATAAACAAATTGCGCCAAGCTTAATTTCTCTTCCTGTGACAACTGCGCAACGTGTAGGTAATGCCCAATGA
- a CDS encoding MGMT family protein gives MNDFTQQVFAFVYQVPVGKVATYGDIAKLAGMPSHARQVGKILSNLPADTKLPWYRIVNSQGKISLQGERGDYQRQQLAAEGILLSAHGSISLRTYRIVTS, from the coding sequence GTGAATGATTTTACTCAACAGGTATTTGCTTTTGTCTATCAAGTACCTGTCGGTAAGGTTGCCACTTATGGTGATATAGCTAAGTTAGCAGGCATGCCAAGTCACGCGCGTCAGGTTGGTAAAATACTGAGTAACTTACCAGCCGATACGAAATTACCTTGGTATCGCATTGTGAATAGCCAGGGTAAAATATCCCTGCAAGGTGAACGGGGGGATTATCAACGGCAACAACTTGCTGCTGAAGGTATTCTACTCTCTGCACACGGGTCAATTTCGCTAAGAACCTACAGAATAGTAACGAGCTAG
- a CDS encoding response regulator transcription factor: MSQILIVDDDVQLCELLTEVLIEDGYEVHSVHCGESALNYMQAKPVDLVLLDVMLPNINGLQVARRICQRFATPILMLTALADETAMLDCLQAGADQYIAKPYNVVELLTRIQVMLRRVGLEKQRQNLGNELGNESSILTQLSRLALTGTEAELLEYLVSRHEVVVSKGELQKQVLKKDLCPFDRNLDMHISNIRRKMVQSGLSKLHIKTVRGKGYSFFEHVGSMAV, encoded by the coding sequence GTGTCCCAAATTCTCATTGTCGATGATGATGTTCAATTATGTGAGTTATTAACCGAAGTGTTAATAGAAGATGGCTATGAAGTGCATAGCGTGCATTGTGGTGAAAGTGCGCTTAACTATATGCAGGCGAAACCTGTTGATCTGGTTTTGCTTGATGTGATGCTGCCGAATATTAATGGCTTACAAGTTGCGAGACGTATTTGTCAGCGTTTTGCGACGCCAATCCTCATGTTAACGGCGTTAGCTGATGAAACGGCTATGCTAGATTGCTTGCAGGCAGGCGCAGACCAATATATCGCGAAGCCTTATAATGTGGTTGAGCTGCTAACGCGTATTCAAGTAATGCTACGGCGCGTTGGTTTAGAAAAGCAAAGACAGAACTTAGGTAATGAGTTAGGTAATGAAAGTTCTATTTTGACGCAACTATCCCGTTTGGCATTGACTGGCACAGAGGCTGAATTACTTGAATACCTGGTTTCACGACATGAAGTTGTGGTATCTAAAGGTGAACTACAAAAACAAGTATTGAAAAAAGACTTATGCCCATTTGATCGTAACCTCGATATGCACATTAGTAATATTCGTCGTAAAATGGTGCAATCAGGCTTATCTAAATTACACATTAAAACGGTACGTGGTAAAGGTTATAGCTTTTTTGAACATGTAGGTAGTATGGCAGTATGA
- a CDS encoding DUF4377 domain-containing protein produces MKFKLPASLLLTGMLSGLLIGCTSGNLDGAGSDSDSANTAVGKTETYWVAPERVACQGIVPMQCLVVNKVVDGKTTEWQYFYNDIAGFEYAPGSFYKLSVETTEVANPAADASSLSYKLLTEVDKKQSYYVPNTMLTENRRWNLKQLTGLGEVNPLMLEQPANITIAGNRLSGFSGCNNFFGQVLHLFEDEQVSNSLLKLGPIGSTLMACADPNGNAVEQKLQQTLGEVNAIKVQWPFLNMYQNDELMIQFVAEDWD; encoded by the coding sequence ATGAAATTTAAATTGCCAGCATCTTTATTATTAACGGGCATGTTAAGCGGCTTACTGATTGGTTGTACAAGTGGAAACCTGGATGGAGCTGGGTCTGATAGTGATAGCGCCAACACTGCCGTCGGGAAAACAGAAACCTATTGGGTAGCGCCTGAACGTGTTGCCTGTCAAGGTATCGTACCTATGCAGTGCTTGGTCGTGAACAAAGTCGTTGATGGAAAAACCACAGAGTGGCAGTATTTTTATAATGATATTGCTGGTTTTGAGTATGCACCAGGTTCGTTTTATAAATTATCGGTAGAAACGACAGAAGTGGCGAATCCCGCGGCTGATGCTTCAAGTTTATCGTATAAGCTGCTTACTGAAGTGGATAAAAAACAAAGTTATTATGTACCGAATACCATGTTAACTGAAAATAGAAGATGGAATTTAAAGCAGCTAACAGGCTTAGGTGAAGTTAATCCGCTGATGTTAGAGCAACCTGCGAATATTACCATTGCTGGTAACCGTTTATCAGGGTTCTCGGGCTGTAATAATTTCTTTGGGCAAGTACTGCACCTATTTGAAGATGAGCAAGTAAGCAATTCGTTATTAAAGCTAGGACCTATTGGTTCAACCTTAATGGCGTGTGCGGATCCTAATGGTAACGCTGTTGAACAAAAGCTACAGCAAACTCTTGGTGAAGTGAATGCCATTAAAGTGCAGTGGCCGTTCTTAAATATGTATCAGAATGATGAACTAATGATTCAGTTTGTAGCCGAAGATTGGGATTAA
- a CDS encoding acylphosphatase encodes MLQEGNQIIVHGRVQMVGFRYATVQQALQLGLTGHAINLNNGDVEVQVFGDKVDRDKLILWLREGPDSAQVDALEISALEYRALASFTQG; translated from the coding sequence ATGTTACAAGAAGGTAATCAGATCATAGTACATGGTAGGGTACAAATGGTCGGTTTTCGTTATGCTACGGTACAACAAGCACTGCAGCTTGGTCTGACTGGACACGCTATCAATCTAAACAATGGTGATGTCGAAGTGCAGGTATTTGGTGACAAGGTTGACCGAGATAAGTTGATTTTATGGTTAAGGGAGGGACCTGATTCTGCGCAGGTTGATGCATTAGAGATTAGCGCGCTGGAATATCGAGCATTAGCCAGTTTTACTCAAGGTTAG
- a CDS encoding ATP-binding protein — MDVKKAKQLFFLGDRQGLAFRLFSYFAITLVLILSLQSIAEMALVRVMLHLPSNVKVEMLDLAEQANKLLDRKDAEGNLDRTQLAEWESAQSSYLFVLTDNFEAVSTRVMHPHFKFKLRFIRPLDTILENKVNKPVIALPLRPGYQLVVQFSDKLHPAHYFPYYFAAIQFVITSILLAIFSLLLARNLQYPLHRLQAASRSLAEGDFSIRASQQVGKSVTEFNQLAQDLDDMAEHINTLIGKQKKLITDVSHELRTPLARHSLLLHLLRKRCPEDVSGLLDKLDNESTEMNNLVSEILEFSRLGHENVSVKLVPTQLESLCQILVMQIELDLKPQQSLVVALDNGTAMVLADNRLCLRAIKNVLENAIKYAGEHARIELAVRQQAEFVEVIIADDGVGIPAQQLERVFDPFVRIEQARTKQAGGYGLGLAIVKEAMVIMRGEAVAELNVNNGVTVKLRFSIP; from the coding sequence ATGGATGTAAAAAAGGCGAAGCAATTGTTTTTTTTAGGTGATCGCCAAGGACTGGCGTTTCGTTTATTCAGCTACTTTGCTATTACCCTGGTGCTGATCCTGAGCTTACAAAGTATTGCCGAGATGGCGTTAGTGCGGGTCATGTTACACCTGCCGAGCAACGTTAAAGTTGAAATGTTAGATCTTGCTGAACAAGCGAACAAGTTACTTGATCGTAAAGATGCAGAGGGTAACCTCGATCGCACTCAGCTTGCAGAGTGGGAAAGTGCGCAATCGAGTTACTTGTTTGTCCTTACTGATAATTTTGAAGCGGTGAGTACGCGGGTTATGCATCCGCACTTTAAATTTAAGCTACGCTTTATTCGTCCACTGGACACCATCTTAGAAAATAAAGTCAACAAGCCCGTCATCGCATTACCGCTACGTCCTGGTTATCAGTTAGTGGTTCAGTTTTCCGATAAGCTACATCCTGCACATTATTTCCCTTATTATTTTGCTGCAATTCAATTTGTGATCACCAGTATATTGCTGGCCATATTTTCACTGTTACTTGCTCGAAACTTACAATACCCCTTACACCGCTTACAGGCAGCAAGTCGGAGCCTCGCCGAAGGGGACTTTAGTATTCGCGCCTCTCAGCAAGTCGGAAAGAGTGTCACCGAGTTTAACCAGCTAGCACAAGATCTCGATGATATGGCTGAGCATATTAATACCTTAATCGGCAAACAGAAAAAATTGATCACTGATGTATCACATGAACTGAGAACGCCGCTTGCGAGACACAGTTTGCTTTTACATCTGTTACGTAAACGTTGTCCTGAGGATGTTAGCGGATTACTCGATAAGCTCGACAATGAATCTACAGAAATGAATAATTTGGTCAGCGAGATATTGGAGTTTAGTCGTTTAGGCCATGAGAATGTTTCTGTGAAACTCGTGCCAACACAACTGGAGTCCTTGTGTCAGATCTTGGTCATGCAAATTGAGCTGGATCTTAAACCACAGCAGTCATTAGTTGTAGCGTTGGATAATGGAACCGCGATGGTGCTTGCGGATAACCGCTTATGCCTAAGAGCCATTAAAAATGTGCTAGAGAATGCCATTAAGTATGCGGGTGAGCATGCGCGGATTGAGTTAGCGGTAAGGCAGCAAGCTGAATTTGTGGAAGTGATTATTGCAGATGATGGCGTTGGTATTCCCGCACAGCAATTAGAGCGTGTCTTCGACCCCTTTGTGCGTATTGAGCAAGCAAGGACTAAACAAGCTGGTGGATACGGACTTGGGCTAGCGATTGTAAAGGAGGCGATGGTGATCATGCGTGGCGAAGCCGTTGCGGAACTTAATGTAAATAATGGCGTCACGGTTAAATTACGTTTTTCTATTCCATAA
- a CDS encoding M14-type cytosolic carboxypeptidase — protein MRITANFDAGNIEVINLDDKNDVQLAIRPDVGEEFFQWFNFRVEGVVGEQYTLNILNAGEAAYLEGWENYQAVASYDRQHWFRIPTFYKEGKLTIIADMDCESMQIAYFAPYSYERHQDLLAAVQMHPLVSLEHLGETIDKRDLTLVKIGDGAEGKRNIWITARQHPGETMAEWLVDGLMHSLLDSDNPTGKALLDKANFYIVPNMNPDGSARGHLRTNALGVNLNREWLNPSLEKSPEVFHTINKMKETGVDLFYDVHGDEALPFVFLAGSQGTPSYNDRLAKLRDRFSEVFLLASADFQAEIGYEVDAPGTANMTVATNWVAEEFDCLANTMEMPFKDNDNLSDPIMGWSPERSIKLGEASLVAMLAVVDDLR, from the coding sequence ATGCGGATCACCGCCAATTTTGATGCTGGTAATATTGAAGTTATTAATTTAGATGACAAAAATGATGTTCAACTTGCGATCCGCCCGGACGTAGGTGAAGAGTTTTTCCAATGGTTTAACTTCCGTGTTGAAGGTGTAGTCGGTGAGCAATATACACTGAATATTCTTAATGCTGGTGAAGCGGCTTATCTAGAAGGTTGGGAAAATTACCAAGCAGTAGCATCGTATGATCGCCAGCACTGGTTCCGTATTCCGACTTTCTATAAAGAAGGTAAATTAACGATCATTGCCGATATGGATTGTGAGTCAATGCAAATTGCTTACTTCGCCCCGTATAGCTATGAACGTCATCAAGACTTACTAGCGGCAGTGCAAATGCACCCATTAGTAAGCTTAGAACACCTTGGTGAAACGATTGATAAGCGTGATTTAACGCTTGTTAAAATAGGTGATGGCGCTGAAGGTAAACGTAATATCTGGATCACTGCACGTCAGCACCCAGGTGAAACAATGGCTGAATGGTTAGTTGATGGCCTAATGCATAGCTTACTTGATAGTGACAACCCAACGGGTAAAGCATTATTAGACAAAGCTAACTTCTATATCGTACCAAATATGAACCCAGATGGCAGCGCACGTGGTCATCTGCGTACGAATGCACTTGGTGTAAACCTTAACCGTGAATGGTTAAACCCAAGCCTAGAAAAAAGCCCTGAAGTATTCCATACCATCAATAAGATGAAAGAAACTGGCGTTGATTTATTCTATGATGTACATGGCGATGAAGCACTACCGTTTGTATTCTTAGCGGGCTCTCAAGGTACACCAAGTTATAACGACAGATTAGCTAAATTACGTGATCGTTTTTCTGAAGTATTCTTACTAGCAAGTGCTGACTTCCAAGCTGAAATTGGTTATGAAGTTGATGCACCTGGTACTGCAAACATGACTGTTGCGACTAACTGGGTGGCTGAAGAGTTTGATTGCCTAGCAAATACAATGGAAATGCCATTTAAAGACAATGATAACTTGTCTGATCCTATCATGGGTTGGTCACCAGAGCGCTCTATTAAGCTTGGTGAAGCATCATTGGTAGCTATGCTAGCTGTGGTTGACGATTTACGTTAA
- a CDS encoding methyl-accepting chemotaxis protein produces MFNFFNSNKVPLGQVLISETDLAALQSKASILEQLQNSGALSIAQEITQNAQKVNTSSANRLGNIERNFDLVQGFMEQSKGIESLSNDSFSSAQSTASISQTGIQQLEELTGNITDSARFIAEFTILLANLDDNNKNIGQLVDSIKGIADQTNLLALNAAIEAARAGEHGRGFAVVADEVRALANTANQSADQIQGEMKKIMDISAAIINKQKQVTNIIDDSVDIATVTMKSLQELVSQANSSSSLVEQTISQVQQQLSHSNTIQTGMDALISDTREALTGSSNNVQLGEQLVTKLRF; encoded by the coding sequence ATGTTTAATTTTTTCAACTCTAATAAAGTCCCTCTTGGACAAGTTCTTATTTCAGAAACAGACTTAGCTGCACTGCAAAGTAAAGCCAGCATTTTAGAGCAATTACAGAATAGTGGCGCACTATCTATTGCTCAAGAAATTACCCAAAATGCACAAAAGGTAAATACATCTTCAGCAAACCGTTTAGGTAATATTGAAAGAAACTTTGATTTAGTTCAAGGGTTTATGGAGCAATCAAAGGGCATTGAAAGCCTATCGAATGATTCTTTCAGTTCAGCACAAAGTACAGCAAGCATCTCTCAGACCGGTATTCAGCAACTTGAAGAATTAACTGGCAACATTACTGATTCTGCACGATTTATTGCCGAGTTCACTATTTTGCTAGCCAACTTAGACGATAACAATAAGAACATTGGTCAATTAGTTGACTCAATCAAAGGCATTGCAGATCAAACTAACCTATTAGCACTAAATGCGGCAATTGAAGCGGCACGTGCGGGTGAGCATGGCCGTGGTTTTGCCGTCGTAGCCGATGAAGTACGCGCGCTAGCAAATACTGCAAATCAATCAGCGGATCAAATCCAAGGTGAAATGAAAAAAATCATGGATATCTCCGCTGCCATTATCAATAAGCAAAAACAAGTCACCAATATTATTGATGACAGTGTTGATATCGCGACAGTAACGATGAAAAGCTTACAAGAACTAGTATCACAAGCTAATTCAAGCTCAAGCCTAGTTGAACAAACGATCAGTCAAGTTCAGCAGCAGCTAAGCCATTCAAATACTATCCAAACTGGTATGGATGCGTTGATCTCAGATACTCGTGAAGCACTAACCGGTTCATCAAACAACGTACAGTTAGGCGAGCAACTGGTTACTAAGCTACGTTTTTAA
- a CDS encoding MarR family winged helix-turn-helix transcriptional regulator has protein sequence MSELNEETMLHLDNQVCFALYSATNAMVRAYRPMLKALDLTYPQYLTMLVFWQQDEISVKVLGEQLHLDSGTLTPLLKRLELKGLIRRERSKEDERARILCLTDAGMALKAQAKAVPMNMFCQAGLPKEELLMMKASCEALLNNLTD, from the coding sequence ATGTCAGAATTGAATGAAGAGACGATGTTACACTTAGATAATCAGGTTTGTTTTGCTTTATACAGCGCGACAAATGCAATGGTACGTGCGTATCGCCCAATGTTGAAAGCGCTTGATCTCACTTATCCACAATACCTAACGATGTTAGTTTTTTGGCAGCAAGATGAAATCAGCGTCAAAGTATTAGGTGAGCAGCTACACCTTGATTCAGGCACGTTAACGCCCTTGCTAAAGCGGTTAGAATTAAAAGGACTTATACGCCGTGAACGCAGTAAAGAAGACGAACGTGCACGTATATTGTGTTTAACAGATGCTGGTATGGCATTAAAAGCACAGGCTAAAGCGGTACCGATGAATATGTTTTGTCAGGCTGGTTTACCAAAAGAAGAACTGCTGATGATGAAAGCGAGTTGTGAAGCATTACTGAATAATCTAACAGACTAA
- a CDS encoding transporter substrate-binding domain-containing protein — protein sequence MLLRLRSFIKLCVFCYLYSMASYGYSSSVINSSVINTNDSTNNTSKPVINVGSYHCPPFVMSQHPNGQPQPTSSGLSILLWQRIANSLDLQYQIKNYALQDLLDEIEAGNIEVGISCISITPERELVMDFSHSFYETHLAIAVKEKSYLSSFIDLITNRTLLIILTIIVLLAGIIGGIFYKLEHHINDKLYSMPSKRGQWLEAFILGLLFITKGPFNYFEFKTLTGRVLTVLLGISSTLFIASVTAILASTFTLGLMNSDIKGPYDLIHLNVGAKVSTTSSIYLTNLGIVHQTFSNIDDMLTALNNGDIDAIVNDNAILKYKLKLAKQEGRYQRLSVLPYQFEKQNYGLAIKDSSPYTEQLNRALLNVRQSPEWQQALNQYFAEY from the coding sequence ATGCTGCTACGATTACGTTCATTTATAAAACTGTGTGTATTTTGTTATTTGTACAGTATGGCATCGTATGGCTATAGTAGTTCAGTTATTAATAGCTCAGTTATTAATACTAACGATTCAACAAATAATACGAGCAAGCCAGTCATAAACGTCGGAAGTTATCACTGCCCGCCTTTTGTGATGAGCCAACACCCAAATGGTCAGCCCCAACCCACTAGTTCAGGATTAAGCATTCTATTATGGCAGCGCATCGCCAATAGCCTTGATTTGCAATACCAGATAAAAAATTATGCCTTACAAGATTTACTCGATGAGATTGAAGCGGGTAATATTGAAGTCGGTATATCCTGCATATCCATCACCCCAGAACGTGAGTTAGTCATGGACTTCTCGCACTCCTTTTATGAAACGCACCTGGCCATTGCAGTCAAAGAAAAAAGTTACCTCAGCTCGTTCATCGATTTAATCACCAACAGAACTCTGCTGATCATATTAACTATTATAGTACTGCTCGCTGGTATTATTGGCGGGATATTTTATAAACTCGAGCATCACATTAACGATAAACTTTATTCAATGCCATCAAAGCGAGGGCAATGGTTAGAAGCCTTCATTTTAGGATTATTATTTATCACTAAAGGACCCTTTAACTATTTTGAATTTAAAACGTTAACTGGGCGTGTTCTCACCGTATTACTAGGCATCAGCTCAACACTGTTTATTGCCAGCGTGACAGCAATCCTTGCCAGTACCTTCACTTTAGGTTTGATGAACAGCGACATTAAAGGCCCATACGATCTTATTCATCTTAATGTTGGCGCAAAAGTATCAACCACATCGTCTATTTATTTAACCAATTTAGGCATAGTGCACCAGACATTTAGCAATATCGATGACATGCTAACAGCCCTAAATAACGGTGACATAGATGCCATCGTCAATGATAACGCGATATTAAAATACAAGCTTAAACTGGCGAAACAAGAAGGACGTTACCAGCGCCTATCGGTATTACCTTATCAGTTTGAAAAACAAAATTATGGCTTAGCGATTAAAGACAGCAGCCCCTACACAGAGCAATTAAATCGAGCGCTGCTTAATGTACGTCAAAGTCCAGAGTGGCAACAAGCCCTTAATCAATACTTTGCCGAATATTAA
- a CDS encoding TonB-dependent siderophore receptor — protein sequence MFCKTRLAVVIATVLAAPGAYSTETVETDEHMEVVGRDYGFKVDTNSTAMRVEATQLETPGQVTVIDEQLIDEQRASTLGNVLKNDSSISAGGVSRNRESFKLRGFDLESSSGFLRDGKQHWSHYRQPIELLERVEVLKGPAGLLYGKSAPGGLVNMVAKKPTYETQVNISQDLGSNNDSRTTVDVSGSLNDAQTLRARAVVSKQSYDSWRTYADGSTPSTERFVGGLFVDYDLNDKVTLSVHYDKTNDNGSVDSGAYIDLDTGKPVGGDELIWDAQWSTIENDVENAGFDIAAQLSDNWDLKIGYNNQDFRRNDVESGTTAGSYIANGNGTVTYKGFDRRDHWVFNTAFIDFVGEFDALGMQHQTLVGANWLGYYYSKVSYSGNSTTGTIGEPLEKDINYSKASTSLTERDSYGLYVQDMVTVNDQWQVLAGLRFDREVNDKDTYNNLLPKLGLIYHPKSNGSIYATYSESFEPKDAINDTDDINHGMELDPVKGRLYELGSKWELMDNQLFVSGAIFDITQENIVISQNTGNNPGNLNETETTQAGKQVHRGAEFSAMGYVTEAVSLSGSMTYLDATIHDEFDPAIDGNRPADVPEFSASVWSRYSFANNTDVNLGAIYVGERFGDEKNEYKKDAYTRFDTGIAHTINYDKDMDLVLRFNIENLFDTDYLAGGSQSKTIIGEGRNYMASIQLRY from the coding sequence ATGTTTTGTAAAACTCGATTAGCTGTCGTAATTGCGACGGTACTTGCAGCGCCAGGTGCTTACTCTACTGAAACGGTAGAAACAGATGAGCACATGGAAGTTGTCGGTCGTGACTATGGTTTTAAAGTTGATACAAATAGTACTGCAATGCGTGTTGAAGCAACACAGCTTGAAACTCCAGGGCAAGTCACTGTTATTGATGAACAGCTAATTGATGAGCAAAGAGCAAGCACATTAGGTAACGTACTGAAGAATGACTCAAGTATTTCTGCTGGTGGTGTAAGCCGTAACCGTGAATCATTCAAATTACGTGGTTTTGATTTAGAAAGCAGCAGTGGTTTCCTGCGTGATGGTAAGCAACATTGGTCTCATTACCGTCAACCGATTGAACTGCTAGAGCGTGTTGAAGTATTGAAAGGTCCTGCAGGCCTACTTTACGGTAAGTCAGCACCTGGTGGCCTAGTAAATATGGTTGCGAAAAAACCAACTTACGAAACGCAAGTTAATATCAGCCAAGATTTAGGCTCTAACAATGACTCTCGTACGACTGTGGATGTAAGTGGTTCATTAAATGATGCGCAAACATTACGTGCACGTGCTGTTGTATCAAAGCAAAGCTACGATTCATGGCGTACATATGCTGATGGTAGTACACCGTCGACAGAACGTTTCGTTGGTGGTCTATTTGTTGATTACGATTTAAATGACAAAGTAACGCTATCAGTTCATTACGACAAAACTAATGATAACGGTAGTGTTGATTCTGGTGCTTATATTGATCTTGATACAGGTAAACCAGTTGGCGGCGATGAATTAATTTGGGATGCACAGTGGTCAACGATTGAAAATGATGTTGAGAATGCTGGTTTTGATATTGCAGCGCAATTATCTGACAACTGGGATCTTAAAATCGGTTATAACAATCAAGATTTCAGACGTAATGATGTCGAAAGTGGCACTACAGCTGGAAGTTATATTGCTAATGGTAATGGCACTGTAACTTACAAAGGCTTTGACCGCCGTGATCATTGGGTATTTAACACAGCATTCATTGATTTTGTTGGTGAATTCGATGCGCTAGGTATGCAGCATCAAACATTAGTAGGTGCTAACTGGTTAGGTTATTACTATTCAAAAGTGAGTTATAGCGGCAATTCAACCACTGGTACTATTGGCGAGCCACTTGAAAAAGATATTAATTACTCTAAAGCAAGTACCAGTCTAACAGAGCGTGATTCTTACGGTCTTTATGTTCAAGATATGGTAACGGTTAACGACCAATGGCAAGTGCTTGCTGGTTTACGTTTTGATCGTGAAGTTAATGATAAAGATACTTACAACAATCTATTACCGAAGTTAGGTCTGATTTATCATCCGAAATCGAATGGTTCTATCTATGCGACTTACTCTGAAAGTTTTGAGCCAAAAGATGCGATTAATGACACTGATGATATTAATCACGGCATGGAACTAGATCCTGTTAAAGGCAGATTATATGAGCTTGGTTCTAAATGGGAATTAATGGATAACCAACTGTTTGTATCCGGTGCAATCTTCGATATTACTCAAGAGAACATCGTTATCTCTCAAAATACTGGTAATAATCCGGGTAATCTGAACGAAACTGAAACAACACAAGCGGGTAAACAAGTGCATCGTGGTGCAGAATTTAGCGCTATGGGTTATGTAACTGAAGCTGTTTCACTAAGCGGTTCAATGACTTATTTAGATGCAACTATTCATGACGAATTTGACCCTGCTATTGACGGTAACCGTCCTGCTGATGTACCTGAATTCTCCGCAAGTGTTTGGAGCCGTTACTCGTTTGCGAACAACACAGATGTGAACTTAGGTGCTATTTATGTTGGTGAACGTTTCGGTGATGAGAAGAATGAATACAAAAAAGACGCTTACACACGTTTTGATACCGGTATTGCCCACACTATTAATTACGATAAAGACATGGACCTAGTATTACGTTTCAACATTGAAAACTTGTTTGATACAGATTACCTAGCCGGTGGTAGCCAAAGTAAAACTATCATTGGTGAAGGTCGTAACTACATGGCTTCAATCCAATTACGTTACTAA